A region from the Ovis aries strain OAR_USU_Benz2616 breed Rambouillet chromosome 22, ARS-UI_Ramb_v3.0, whole genome shotgun sequence genome encodes:
- the PPRC1 gene encoding peroxisome proliferator-activated receptor gamma coactivator-related protein 1 isoform X3 has translation MAARRGRRDGIAPPASGGPGPDPGGGVRSTGWGSRSQAPYGTVGAVSGGEQALLHEEGDDSGFVSLSRLGPCLRDKDLEMEELILQDGALLGTMHSYMDASLISLIEDFGSLGESRLSLEDQNEVSLLTALTEILDNADSENLSPFDSIPDSELLVSPREGSSLHRLLSLSRTPPERDLITATDPLGPSTGSSRVSGVEMALADPPWDFSPPSFLETSSPKLPSWRPPRSRTRWGQSPPPQQRSDGEEEEELAGFSSEMLAGELNNSVSSIPDFPMHLACPEEEEKTAAAAAAEMAVQAAGDESISSLSELVRAMHPYCLPNLTHLTALEDELQEQPDDLTLPEDCVVLEIVGQAATAGNDLEIPVVVRQIPAGPQPVLLDDTLEVSPALQLLMPPLEVETEVAVPKETLCPKDEGLSLDSKEKLESASMLEPREVMEQVAPKGPQNPPANTMLSSQRARKGRRKKSKEQPAACAEGYTRRLRSASRGQSTAVPEVTSQGGSLPQEDLQREIGPPHGRGKPRAWARAWAAALEKPSSVNLESSTEQASPAKEDPVDLCPSLVDPIQANPVSTHLSLVDSAQADPMPLDSVEADSTVVDPGPTATDTEPVDPVLTNLASANSELVDPLSADAVLADSAAADPAVVVPISDDLSPVDPVLVKSVQVDSVPNDLSPVDPVLVKSRPTDPRRGAVSSAQRNPGGQLLLESESSEPPKDNSLEVREVVGPLKGETGTSATTQEVRPRPLSLSEYRRRRQQRQPGAEERTLQPPAGKWPSLPETPTGLADIPCLVIPPAPAKKTAPQRSPEAPPEAGFGSVGPSPASPSPEPPVSKPMASAPTEQMPSQEKLLPVRLPPPAVQPMPPTMPTALPFPTGGLGMTPVLPLPTNGQAVPSLPPPPLQPPNVPMSLGPVPPDPYTHYAPVAPWPCYPPVSPSGYPCLPPPPTVPLVSGTPGAYAVPPTCNVPWVPPPAPVPPYNSNCTYGPLGWGPGLQHPPFWPAVPPPPLPLTSVGRVVPPPKVEPGGIPAGSPESVPAVPMAPPLSLGAAGQGAPQTEPIQVEVKLVPASPHLKHKASSPVHSPRIKAPPCVSAENVAIEEPASERLKPEPQETRPKEKPPSPVAKAVPTPAPRQGATTKLPAVHPARLRKLSFLPTPRTQGPEAVVQAFISEIGIEASDLSSLLEQFEKSEAKKECPPPAPADSLAVGNSGSVDTPQEKRPLDRLQAPELANVAGLTPPATPPHQLWKPLAAVSLLAKAKSPKSTAQERTLKPEGVTEAKHPAAARLHEGVRGPSPVHVGSGDHDYCVRSRTPPKKTPALVIPEVGSRWNVKRHQDITIKPVLSLGSVTSVPPGTAASQKPLDHRTSKEQADPQTPCIAPSALLSPEASPCRNDMNTRTLPDPSAKQQSVRCYRKACRSASPPSRGWQGRRGRSSRSVSSGSTRTSEASSSSSSSSSSSSRSRSRSLSPPHKRWRRSSCSSSGRSRRCSSSSSSSSSSSSSSSSSSSSRSRSRSPSPRRRSDRRRRYSSYRSHDHYQRQRVLQKERAIEERRVVFIGKIPGRMTRSELKQRFSVFGEIEECTIHFRVQGDNYGFVTYRYAEEAFAAIESGHKLRQADEQPFDLCFGGRRQFCKRSYSDLDSNREDFDPAPVKSKFDSLDFDTLLKQAQKNLRR, from the exons ATGGCGGCGCGCCGGGGACGGAGAGACGGAATCGCGCCGCCTGCGAGTGGGGGCCCTGGCCCCGACCCTGGCGGTGGAGTGCGCAGCACCGGTTGGGGGAGTCGGAGCCAAGCACCATATGGCACCGTGGGCGCTGTGAGTGGCGGGGAGCAG GCGCTGCTGCACGAGGAGGGCGATGATTCTGGCTTTGTCAGTCTGTCTCGGCTGGGCCCCTGTTTGAGGGACAAGGACCTGGAGATGGAGGAGTTGATATTGCAGGATGGGGCGCTGCTGGGGACCATGCACAGCTATATGGATGCCTCCCTCATCTCCCTCATTGAAGATTTTGGTAGCCTTGGAGAG AGCAGATTATCTCTGGAGGACCAGAATGAAGTGTCACTGCTCACAGCTCTGACGGAGATCTTGGACAATGCAGATTCTGAGAACCTATCTCCATTTGACAGCATTCCTGACTCGGAGCTGCTCGTGTCACCTCGGGAGGGCTCCTCT CTGCACAGGTTGCTCAGCCTCTCTCGGACACCCCCAGAACGTGACCTCATCACTGCAACTGACCCACTGGGGCCCAGCACAGGCAGTAGTAGAGTAAGTGGG GTTGAGATGGCGCTCGCAGATCCCCCTTGGGACTTCTCTCCACCTTCCTTCTTGGAGACCTCCTCCCCTAAGCTTCCTAGTTGGAGACCCCCAAGGTCAAGAACCCGCTGGGGCCagtcccctcctccccagcagcGTAGtgatggggaggaagaggaggagctggCTGGCTTCAGCAGTGAGATGCTTGCTGGGGAGCTTAACAACTCTGTGAGCAGCATCCCAGACTTCCCCATGCACCTAGCCTGtcctgaggaggaagagaaaacagcagcagcagcagcagcagagatggcaGTACAGGCAGCTGGAGACGAGAGCATCTCCTCCTTAAGTGAGCTGGTGCGGGCCATGCACCCGTACTGCCTGCCCAACCTCACCCACCTGACAGCGCTCGAGGATGAGCTTCAGGAGCAGCCAGATGACTTGACACTGCCTGAGGattgtgtggtgctggagattgTGGGTCAGGCGGCCACAGCTGGCAATGACCTGGAGATCCCAGTTGTGGTGCGACAGATCCCTGCTGGCCCCCAGCCTGTGCTCCTGGATGACACACTAGAGGTCAGTCCGGCCTTGCAGCTGCTCATGCCACCACTAGAGGTGGAGACAGAGGTTGCTGTTCCCAAGGAAACCCTCTGCCCTAAGGATGAGGGCTTGTCACTGGACTCAAAGGAAAAGTTGGAGTCAGCCTCCATGTTGGAGCCCAGGGAGGTCATGGAGCAGGTGGCGCCCAAGGGGCCTCAGAACCCACCAGCCAACACAATGCTAAGTTCCCAGAGGGCTCgaaagggcaggaggaagaagagcaAGGAGCAGCCAGCTGCCTGTGCAGAGGGCTACACCAGGAGGCTGAGGTCGGCCTCTCGTGGGCAGTCTACAGCTGTTCCAGAGGTGACCTCTCAAGGAGGCAGCCTGCCTCAGGAGGACCTTCAAAGAGAGATTGGGCCTCCCCATGGTAGAGGGAAGCCCCGAGCTTGGGCTCGGGCCTGGGCAGCTGCCTTGGAGAAGCCCAGCTCTGTGAACTTGGAGAGCAGTACTGAGCAAGCTAGTCCTGCTAAAGAAGATCCTGTAGACCTCTGCCCCAGCCTGGTTGACCCTATCCAAGCCAACCCTGTTTCAACGCATCTCTCACTGGTCGACTCTGCTCAAGCTGACCCCATGCCACTTGACTCTGTTGAAGCTGATTCCACTGTAGTTGACCCTGGTCCCACTGCGACTGACACTGAACCTGTTGACCCTGTGCTAACTAACCTTGCTTCAGCGAACTCAGAGCTGGTTGACCCTCTCTCAGCTGATGCAGTCCTGGCTGACTCAGCAGCAGCTGACCCTGCAGTGGTTGTTCCCATCTCAGACGACTTGTCTCCAGTTGACCCTGTCCTGGTCAAGTCAGTACAGGTTGACTCTGTTCCCAATGACCTGTCTCCAGTTGACCCTGTACTGGTTAAGTCTAGGCCAACTGATCCCAGACGTGGTGCAGTATCATCAGCCCAGAGGAATCCAGGTGGCCAGCTCCTCCTGGAATCAGAGTCCTCAGAACCCCCAAAGGACAACAGTCTTGAAGTCAGGGAGGTTGTAGGTCCTCTGAAGGGAGAAACTGGTACCAGTGCCACAACCCAGGAAGTCAGGCCTCGGCCTCTTAGCCTATCTGAGTACCGGCGACGAAGGCAGCAGCGCCAGCCAGGGGCCGAAGAGAGGACCCTTCAGCCTCCTGCTGGGAAGTGGCCCAGCCTCCCAGAAACTCCCACAGGGCTGGCAGACATCCCTTGTCTTGTCATCCCTCCAGCCCCAGCCAAGAAGACAGCTCCGCAGAGAAGTCCTGAGGCTCCTCCTGAGGCTGGCTTTGGGTCTGtgggccccagccctgcctctcctAGTCCTGAGCCACCTGTGAGCAAACCTATGGCCTCAGCTCCTACTGAGCAGATGCCATCCCAAGAGAAACTGCTGCCAGTAAGACTgccacctcctgctgtgcagcccatGCCCCCCACAATGCCCACTGCTCTGCCTTTTCCAACTGGTGGGCTTGGCATGACTCCTGTGCTGCCCCTTCCCACAAATGGGCAAGCTGTGCCCAGTCTGCCTCCACCACCCTTGCAGCCTCCTAATGTTCCGATGTCTCTGGGGCCAGTGCCACCTGATCCCTATACTCACTATGCCCCTGTGGCACCCTGGCCTTGTTatcctcctgtgtctccttctggCTATCCTTGCCTGCCCCCCCCTCCAACGGTGCCCCTAGTGTCTGGTACTCCAGGTGCCTATGCTGTGCCCCCCACTTGCAATGTGCCTTGGGtacctcctcctgccccagtcccACCGTATAATTCCAACTGTACCTACGGGCCCTTGGGATGGGGCCCAGGGCTGCAACACCCTCCGTTCTGGCCTGCTGTCCCCCCACCTCCTTTGCCACTAACCTCAGTTGGAAGAGTTGTCCCCCCACCCAAGGTGGAGCCTGGTGGCATCCCAGCTGGCTCTCCTGAAAGTGTGCCAGCTGTGCCGATGGCTCCTCCCCTCAGTCTTGGGGCAGCTGGCCAGGGAGCTCCACAGACAGAGCCCATCCAGGTGGAGGTCAAGCTAGTGCCTGCATCTCCCCATCTGAAACACAAGGCGTCCTCCCCAGTGCACAGCCCTCGGATCAAGGCTCCACCGTGTGTGTCTGCTGAGAATGTGGCTATTGAGGAGCCTGCATCAGAGAGGCTAAAGCCTGAGCCACAGGAGACTAGGCCCAAGGAGAAACCACCCTCTCCTGTTGCCAAGGCTGTTCCCACACCGGCACCAAGGCAGGGTGCTACCACCAAACTGCCTGCTGTCCACCCAGCCCGTCTAAGGAAACTGTCCTTTCTACCTACCCCTCGTACCCAGGGTCCTGAGGCCGTGGTGCAGGCTTTCATCAGTGAGATTG GAATTGAGGCGTCGGACCTGTCCAGTCTGCTGGAGCAATTTGAGAAATCAGAAG ccaaaaaggAGTGCCCTCCCCCGGCTCCTGCTGACAGCCTGGCTGTAGGAAACTCAGG CAGCGTTGACACTCCCCAGGAGAAGAGGCCCCTAGACCGGTTACAAGCCCCAGAACTGGCCAACGTGGCAG GGCTCACCCCTCCAGCTACCCCTCCCCATCAGTTATGGAAGCCCCTGGCTGCTGTCTCTCTGCTGGCCAAAGCCAAATCTCCTAAGTCCACCGCCCAGGAGCGAACCCTGAAGCCTGAAGGAGTTACAGAGGCCAAACATCCAGCTGCAGCCCGCCTCCACGAAGGGGTCCGTGGCCCTAGTCCAGTCCATGTGGGCTCTGGGGACCATGACTATTGTGTTCGGAGCaggacccccccaaaaaagacgCCTGCCCTAGTCATTCCAGAGGTGGGCTCCCGATGGAACGTCAAACGCCATCAGGATATCACCATCAAGCCTGTCTTGTCCCTGGGCTCAGTCACCTCTGTGCCTCCAGGCACAGCTGCCTCCCAGAAGCCACTTGATCACAGGACTAGCAAAGAGCAGGCAGATCCCCAAACTCCTTGCATTGCCCCATCTGCCTTGCTGTCCCCTGAGGCCTCACCCTGCCGGAATGACATGAACACTAGGACTCTCCCTGATCCCTCAGCCAAGCAGCAGTCAGTGCGCTGTTATCGAAAAGCCTGCAGGTCAGCCAGCCCCCCAAGCCGGGGCTGGCAAGGCCGCCGTGGCCGCAGCAGCCGTTCTGTCAGCTCTGGGTCCACCCGGACCAGCGAAGcatcttcctcctcatcctcatCGTCGTCTTCCTCATCCCGATCCCGGTCCCGGTCCCTCTCCCCCCCACACAAGAGGTGGCGAAG GTCCAGTTGCAGTTCTTCTGGACGTTCCCGAAGatgctcttcctcttcctcctcctcatcttcctcctcctcttcctcatcctcATCATCTAGTTCCCGAAGCCGATCCCGCTCTCCATCTCCTCGCCGGAGAAGTGACAGGAGGCGGCG GTACAGTTCTTATCGTTCACATGACCATTACCAAAGGCAGAGAGTACTGCAGAAGGAGCGTGCAATA GAAGAGAGAAGAGTGGTCTTCATTGGGAAGATACCTGGCCGCATGACTCGGTCAGAGCTGAAACAGAGGTTCTCTGTTTTTGGGGAGATTGAGGAGTGCACCATCCACTTCCGTGTCCAAGG tGACAACTATGGCTTCGTCACTTACCGGTATGCCGAGGAGGCATTTGCAGCCATTGAGAGTGGCCACAAGCTGAGGCAGGCGGATGAACAGCCCTTTGATCTCTGCTTTGGGGGCCGCAGGCAGTTCTGCAAGAGAAGCTATTCTGATCTTG ACTCCAACCGGGAAGACTTTGACCCTGCTCCTGTAAAGAGCAAATTTGATTCTCTTGACTTTGACACATTGTTGAAACAGGCCCAGAAGAACCTCAGGAGGTAA
- the PPRC1 gene encoding peroxisome proliferator-activated receptor gamma coactivator-related protein 1 isoform X18, with protein sequence MAARRGRRDGIAPPASGGPGPDPGGGVRSTGWGSRSQAPYGTVGAVSGGEQALLHEEGDDSGFVSLSRLGPCLRDKDLEMEELILQDGALLGTMHSYMDASLISLIEDFGSLGESRLSLEDQNEVSLLTALTEILDNADSENLSPFDSIPDSELLVSPREGSSLHRLLSLSRTPPERDLITATDPLGPSTGSSRVEMALADPPWDFSPPSFLETSSPKLPSWRPPRSRTRWGQSPPPQQRSDGEEEEELAGFSSEMLAGELNNSVSSIPDFPMHLACPEEEEKTAAAAAAEMAVQAAGDESISSLSELVRAMHPYCLPNLTHLTALEDELQEQPDDLTLPEDCVVLEIVGQAATAGNDLEIPVVVRQIPAGPQPVLLDDTLEVSPALQLLMPPLEVETEVAVPKETLCPKDEGLSLDSKEKLESASMLEPREVMEQVAPKGPQNPPANTMLSSQRARKGRRKKSKEQPAACAEGYTRRLRSASRGQSTAVPEVTSQGGSLPQEDLQREIGPPHGRGKPRAWARAWAAALEKPSSVNLESSTEQASPAKEDPVDLCPSLVDPIQANPVSTHLSLVDSAQADPMPLDSVEADSTVVDPGPTATDTEPVDPVLTNLASANSELVDPLSADAVLADSAAADPAVVVPISDDLSPVDPVLVKSVQVDSVPNDLSPVDPVLVKSRPTDPRRGAVSSAQRNPGGQLLLESESSEPPKDNSLEVREVVGPLKGETGTSATTQEVRPRPLSLSEYRRRRQQRQPGAEERTLQPPAGKWPSLPETPTGLADIPCLVIPPAPAKKTAPQRSPEAPPEAGFGSVGPSPASPSPEPPVSKPMASAPTEQMPSQEKLLPVRLPPPAVQPMPPTMPTALPFPTGGLGMTPVLPLPTNGQAVPSLPPPPLQPPNVPMSLGPVPPDPYTHYAPVAPWPCYPPVSPSGYPCLPPPPTVPLVSGTPGAYAVPPTCNVPWVPPPAPVPPYNSNCTYGPLGWGPGLQHPPFWPAVPPPPLPLTSVGRVVPPPKVEPGGIPAGSPESVPAVPMAPPLSLGAAGQGAPQTEPIQVEVKLVPASPHLKHKASSPVHSPRIKAPPCVSAENVAIEEPASERLKPEPQETRPKEKPPSPVAKAVPTPAPRQGATTKLPAVHPARLRKLSFLPTPRTQGPEAVVQAFISEIGIEASDLSSLLEQFEKSEAKKECPPPAPADSLAVGNSGSSCSSSGRSRRCSSSSSSSSSSSSSSSSSSSSRSRSRSPSPRRRSDRRRRYSSYRSHDHYQRQRVLQKERAIEERRVVFIGKIPGRMTRSELKQRFSVFGEIEECTIHFRVQGDNYGFVTYRYAEEAFAAIESGHKLRQADEQPFDLCFGGRRQFCKRSYSDLDSNREDFDPAPVKSKFDSLDFDTLLKQAQKNLRR encoded by the exons ATGGCGGCGCGCCGGGGACGGAGAGACGGAATCGCGCCGCCTGCGAGTGGGGGCCCTGGCCCCGACCCTGGCGGTGGAGTGCGCAGCACCGGTTGGGGGAGTCGGAGCCAAGCACCATATGGCACCGTGGGCGCTGTGAGTGGCGGGGAGCAG GCGCTGCTGCACGAGGAGGGCGATGATTCTGGCTTTGTCAGTCTGTCTCGGCTGGGCCCCTGTTTGAGGGACAAGGACCTGGAGATGGAGGAGTTGATATTGCAGGATGGGGCGCTGCTGGGGACCATGCACAGCTATATGGATGCCTCCCTCATCTCCCTCATTGAAGATTTTGGTAGCCTTGGAGAG AGCAGATTATCTCTGGAGGACCAGAATGAAGTGTCACTGCTCACAGCTCTGACGGAGATCTTGGACAATGCAGATTCTGAGAACCTATCTCCATTTGACAGCATTCCTGACTCGGAGCTGCTCGTGTCACCTCGGGAGGGCTCCTCT CTGCACAGGTTGCTCAGCCTCTCTCGGACACCCCCAGAACGTGACCTCATCACTGCAACTGACCCACTGGGGCCCAGCACAGGCAGTAGTAGA GTTGAGATGGCGCTCGCAGATCCCCCTTGGGACTTCTCTCCACCTTCCTTCTTGGAGACCTCCTCCCCTAAGCTTCCTAGTTGGAGACCCCCAAGGTCAAGAACCCGCTGGGGCCagtcccctcctccccagcagcGTAGtgatggggaggaagaggaggagctggCTGGCTTCAGCAGTGAGATGCTTGCTGGGGAGCTTAACAACTCTGTGAGCAGCATCCCAGACTTCCCCATGCACCTAGCCTGtcctgaggaggaagagaaaacagcagcagcagcagcagcagagatggcaGTACAGGCAGCTGGAGACGAGAGCATCTCCTCCTTAAGTGAGCTGGTGCGGGCCATGCACCCGTACTGCCTGCCCAACCTCACCCACCTGACAGCGCTCGAGGATGAGCTTCAGGAGCAGCCAGATGACTTGACACTGCCTGAGGattgtgtggtgctggagattgTGGGTCAGGCGGCCACAGCTGGCAATGACCTGGAGATCCCAGTTGTGGTGCGACAGATCCCTGCTGGCCCCCAGCCTGTGCTCCTGGATGACACACTAGAGGTCAGTCCGGCCTTGCAGCTGCTCATGCCACCACTAGAGGTGGAGACAGAGGTTGCTGTTCCCAAGGAAACCCTCTGCCCTAAGGATGAGGGCTTGTCACTGGACTCAAAGGAAAAGTTGGAGTCAGCCTCCATGTTGGAGCCCAGGGAGGTCATGGAGCAGGTGGCGCCCAAGGGGCCTCAGAACCCACCAGCCAACACAATGCTAAGTTCCCAGAGGGCTCgaaagggcaggaggaagaagagcaAGGAGCAGCCAGCTGCCTGTGCAGAGGGCTACACCAGGAGGCTGAGGTCGGCCTCTCGTGGGCAGTCTACAGCTGTTCCAGAGGTGACCTCTCAAGGAGGCAGCCTGCCTCAGGAGGACCTTCAAAGAGAGATTGGGCCTCCCCATGGTAGAGGGAAGCCCCGAGCTTGGGCTCGGGCCTGGGCAGCTGCCTTGGAGAAGCCCAGCTCTGTGAACTTGGAGAGCAGTACTGAGCAAGCTAGTCCTGCTAAAGAAGATCCTGTAGACCTCTGCCCCAGCCTGGTTGACCCTATCCAAGCCAACCCTGTTTCAACGCATCTCTCACTGGTCGACTCTGCTCAAGCTGACCCCATGCCACTTGACTCTGTTGAAGCTGATTCCACTGTAGTTGACCCTGGTCCCACTGCGACTGACACTGAACCTGTTGACCCTGTGCTAACTAACCTTGCTTCAGCGAACTCAGAGCTGGTTGACCCTCTCTCAGCTGATGCAGTCCTGGCTGACTCAGCAGCAGCTGACCCTGCAGTGGTTGTTCCCATCTCAGACGACTTGTCTCCAGTTGACCCTGTCCTGGTCAAGTCAGTACAGGTTGACTCTGTTCCCAATGACCTGTCTCCAGTTGACCCTGTACTGGTTAAGTCTAGGCCAACTGATCCCAGACGTGGTGCAGTATCATCAGCCCAGAGGAATCCAGGTGGCCAGCTCCTCCTGGAATCAGAGTCCTCAGAACCCCCAAAGGACAACAGTCTTGAAGTCAGGGAGGTTGTAGGTCCTCTGAAGGGAGAAACTGGTACCAGTGCCACAACCCAGGAAGTCAGGCCTCGGCCTCTTAGCCTATCTGAGTACCGGCGACGAAGGCAGCAGCGCCAGCCAGGGGCCGAAGAGAGGACCCTTCAGCCTCCTGCTGGGAAGTGGCCCAGCCTCCCAGAAACTCCCACAGGGCTGGCAGACATCCCTTGTCTTGTCATCCCTCCAGCCCCAGCCAAGAAGACAGCTCCGCAGAGAAGTCCTGAGGCTCCTCCTGAGGCTGGCTTTGGGTCTGtgggccccagccctgcctctcctAGTCCTGAGCCACCTGTGAGCAAACCTATGGCCTCAGCTCCTACTGAGCAGATGCCATCCCAAGAGAAACTGCTGCCAGTAAGACTgccacctcctgctgtgcagcccatGCCCCCCACAATGCCCACTGCTCTGCCTTTTCCAACTGGTGGGCTTGGCATGACTCCTGTGCTGCCCCTTCCCACAAATGGGCAAGCTGTGCCCAGTCTGCCTCCACCACCCTTGCAGCCTCCTAATGTTCCGATGTCTCTGGGGCCAGTGCCACCTGATCCCTATACTCACTATGCCCCTGTGGCACCCTGGCCTTGTTatcctcctgtgtctccttctggCTATCCTTGCCTGCCCCCCCCTCCAACGGTGCCCCTAGTGTCTGGTACTCCAGGTGCCTATGCTGTGCCCCCCACTTGCAATGTGCCTTGGGtacctcctcctgccccagtcccACCGTATAATTCCAACTGTACCTACGGGCCCTTGGGATGGGGCCCAGGGCTGCAACACCCTCCGTTCTGGCCTGCTGTCCCCCCACCTCCTTTGCCACTAACCTCAGTTGGAAGAGTTGTCCCCCCACCCAAGGTGGAGCCTGGTGGCATCCCAGCTGGCTCTCCTGAAAGTGTGCCAGCTGTGCCGATGGCTCCTCCCCTCAGTCTTGGGGCAGCTGGCCAGGGAGCTCCACAGACAGAGCCCATCCAGGTGGAGGTCAAGCTAGTGCCTGCATCTCCCCATCTGAAACACAAGGCGTCCTCCCCAGTGCACAGCCCTCGGATCAAGGCTCCACCGTGTGTGTCTGCTGAGAATGTGGCTATTGAGGAGCCTGCATCAGAGAGGCTAAAGCCTGAGCCACAGGAGACTAGGCCCAAGGAGAAACCACCCTCTCCTGTTGCCAAGGCTGTTCCCACACCGGCACCAAGGCAGGGTGCTACCACCAAACTGCCTGCTGTCCACCCAGCCCGTCTAAGGAAACTGTCCTTTCTACCTACCCCTCGTACCCAGGGTCCTGAGGCCGTGGTGCAGGCTTTCATCAGTGAGATTG GAATTGAGGCGTCGGACCTGTCCAGTCTGCTGGAGCAATTTGAGAAATCAGAAG ccaaaaaggAGTGCCCTCCCCCGGCTCCTGCTGACAGCCTGGCTGTAGGAAACTCAGG GTCCAGTTGCAGTTCTTCTGGACGTTCCCGAAGatgctcttcctcttcctcctcctcatcttcctcctcctcttcctcatcctcATCATCTAGTTCCCGAAGCCGATCCCGCTCTCCATCTCCTCGCCGGAGAAGTGACAGGAGGCGGCG GTACAGTTCTTATCGTTCACATGACCATTACCAAAGGCAGAGAGTACTGCAGAAGGAGCGTGCAATA GAAGAGAGAAGAGTGGTCTTCATTGGGAAGATACCTGGCCGCATGACTCGGTCAGAGCTGAAACAGAGGTTCTCTGTTTTTGGGGAGATTGAGGAGTGCACCATCCACTTCCGTGTCCAAGG tGACAACTATGGCTTCGTCACTTACCGGTATGCCGAGGAGGCATTTGCAGCCATTGAGAGTGGCCACAAGCTGAGGCAGGCGGATGAACAGCCCTTTGATCTCTGCTTTGGGGGCCGCAGGCAGTTCTGCAAGAGAAGCTATTCTGATCTTG ACTCCAACCGGGAAGACTTTGACCCTGCTCCTGTAAAGAGCAAATTTGATTCTCTTGACTTTGACACATTGTTGAAACAGGCCCAGAAGAACCTCAGGAGGTAA